From a region of the Calonectris borealis chromosome 2, bCalBor7.hap1.2, whole genome shotgun sequence genome:
- the EOMES gene encoding eomesodermin homolog produces MQLGEPLLAAAGGALPGAPFYPLEGGGRGGGAGAGAGAGGGSRGPPRPGSPPRLDLDKTPKKFGAAPAVLGEAEAGEPPFAAPKPDGRKATPCGEEELPAAARYSMDSLSPERYYLQSPGPPGAELGGPCALFPYPPAAQHGAVYQPPGGPRYPYGSVLSPGGFAGAVCPPGGRSQFGGGGGYQYGQAAAGGPLYGPYPAASGSCGGLGALGVPAAGPGLRAQVFLCNRPLWLKFHRHQTEMIITKQGRRMFPFLSFNITGLNPTAHYNVFVEVVLADPNHWRFQGGKWVTCGKADNNMQGNKVYVHPESPNTGAHWMRQEISFGKLKLTNNKGANNNNAQMIVLQSLHKYQPRLHIVEVTEDGVEDLNDSSKTQTFIFPETQFIAVTAYQNTDITQLKIDHNPFAKGFRDNYDSMYTASENDRLTPSPTDSPRSHQIVPGARYSVQPFFQEQFVNNLPPARFYNSERTVPQTNGLLSPQQNEEVASPPQRWFVTPVQQPNANKLDMNSYETEYSPSTLLPYGIKSLPLQTSHALGYYPDPTFPSMAGWGSRGSYQRKMTTGLPWTSRTSPPGFSEDQLSKEKVKEEIGSSWIETPPSIKSLDSNDSGVYTGACKRRRLSPSTSSNENSPTMKCEDVNAEDYSKDTSKGMGYYAFYTSS; encoded by the exons ATGCAGCTGGGCGAGccgctgctggcggcggcggggggggccctgCCAGGCGCCCCCTTCTACCCGCTggagggcggcgggcgcggcggcggggccggggcgggagccggagccggcggcgggtCCCGCGggccgccccggccgggctcGCCGCCGCGCCTCGACCTGGACAAGACGCCCAAGAAGTTCGGGGCGGCCCCCGCCGTGCTGGGCGAGGCGGAGGCGGGCGAGCCACCCTTCGCCGCCCCCAAGCCGGACGGCCGCAAGGCCACCCCCTGCGGGGAGGAGGAgctgcccgcggccgcccgcTACTCCATGGACAGCCTCAGCCCCGAGCGCTACTACCTGCAGTCCCCCGGGCCGCCGGGGGCCGAGCTGGGGGGCCCCTGCGCCCTCTTCCCCTACCCGCCGGCGGCGCAGCACGGCGCCGTCTACCAGCCGCCCGGCGGGCCGCGCTACCCCTACGGCTCGGTGCTGTCGCCGGGCGGCTTCGCGGGCGCCGTCTGCCCGCCCGGCGGCCGGTCGCAgttcggcggcggcggcgggtacCAGTACGGGCAGGCGGCTGCCGGCGGACCCCTCTACGGCCCTTACCCGGCGGCGTCGGGCTCCTGCGGCGGGCTAGGGGCGCTGGGGGTGCCGGCCgctgggccggggctgcgggcgcaGGTCTTCCTCTGCAACCGGCCCCTCTGGCTTAAGTTCCACCGGCACCAGACGGAGATGATCATCACCAAGCAGGGCCG gaGGATGTTTCCTTTCCTGAGCTTTAACATCACCGGCCTCAACCCCACGGCCCACTACAACGTCTTCGTGGAGGTGGTGTTGGCAGACCCCAATCACTGGCGCTTCCAGGGGGGCAAGTGGGTGACCTGCGGCAAAGCCGACAATAACATGCAAG GCAACAAGGTGTATGTGCACCCCGAGTCGCCCAACACCGGGGCTCACTGGATGAGGCAGGAGATTTCTTTCGGGAAACTGAAGCTAACGAACAATAAAGGTGCTAACAACAACAACGCCCAG ATGATAGTACTGCAGTCTCTACACAAGTACCAGCCCCGGCTTCACATTGTGGAGGTGACCGAAGATGGTGTTGAAGATCTGAATGATTCCTCAAAGACTCAGAcgtttatttttcctgaaacacaGTTCATAGCAGTTACAGCATATCAAAACACTGAT ATTACCCAGCTGAAAATTGACCATAATCCTTTTGCGAAAGGCTTCAGAGACAACTATGACTC CATGTACACAGCTTCAGAAAATGACAGATTAACTCCATCTCCCACGGATTCTCCTAGATCCCACCAGATCGTCCCGGGGGCCCGATACAGTGTGCAACCATTCTTCCAAGAACAGTTTGTCAACAACCTGCCCCCAGCCAGGTTTTACAACAGTGAGAGAACCGTCCCTCAGACAAACGGCTTGCTCTCCCCGCAGCAGAACGAAGAAGTGGCCAGCCCTCCTCAGCGGTGGTTTGTTACGCCTGTACAGCAGCCCAATGCCAACAAACTGGACATGAACTCCTACGAGACGGAGTATTCTCCCAGCACCTTGCTCCCATACGGCATTAAATCCCTCCCCCTTCAGACATCCCATGCTCTGGGATACTACCCAGACCCGACATTTCCATCCATGGCAGGTTGGGGGAGCAGGGGCTCTTACCAGAGAAAAATGACAACAGGATTACCTTGGACCTCCAGAACAAGTCCTCCAGGTTTCTCCGAAGATCAGCTTTCCAAGgagaaggtgaaagaagaaatCGGCTCATCTTGGATAGAGACTCCACCCTCCATAAAGTCTCTAGATTCAAATGATTCTGGGGTCTACACGGGTGCTTGTAAGAGAAGACGGCTCTCCCCTAGCACTTCCAGCAATGAAAATTCCCCGACTATGAAATGTGAGGATGTTAATGCTGAGGACTATAGCAAAGACACTTCAAAAGGCATGGGCTACTACGCATTCTATACTAGTTCTTAA